The genomic window CATCAAGGCGATCATCATGTCCACGTGAATCGGGCCTATATGTTCTGCCACCACCATACCTATGCAATATAACAAGATACTAAATTTGCAAAATCTATCGCATAATTCAACATTATTTGTTAAAGACATAAGCTCACTTTTCCTTGTTAGCAGCAGCTTTCTCTCTAAGCTCCTGTATCCTTTCTTTACTGTTTACTAATGCAACAAGACTCTGAGATTTCCTCCTAACATTGCTTCCCTGATCCCTCCCACTAGAATCAATATACTGGAAGTCGGACAAAGTCTGACAAATCAGAGAAAGGCTACACTCATAACCATTGCAAGTTTGATAAATTCATGCCAAAAACAAGTTAAATAAGTTTCAGATTCAAGTATAACAGAAGAATGAAAACAGGTGGCATAGACTACCGATATTTGATAAGCATGTTCCCTGATTTCATCAATTACACGTTCAGATCCATGTGCTACAAGGTACTCCAGGACAGTCAATGCCTGAGTGTCAATGGAATGAGCTATTAGAGCCACTTGCTAGCGGAGAGCATACCAGAAAAAGAATAAACAATTTACAAAGTTCAAGAACTTGATCAACACACCCATTGTGGCATTGTGTCAGtgcataatttattaaaaaatagttaTACATTCAAAACATTTGAGACATTTACCGAAAGTCATTAACTTATACAGCATAACAGATTGCATGAAAGGCAGCATATGATAAGATGGAAGAAGATTGTACAGACATTTGGACATTTACTAAAGGTCATTAATAGATACAGCATAACAGTTTACACGGAAGGAAGGATACGACAAGACAGAAGAAGATTGTACAGCACCTTATAGACATGACGCCAATTTTTTCCAGTATCATTAATCCTCTTCCAGATGATCACCATGATAATCTGATATTCATGACTGCATTGAAATGTGATTAACCTTGTTGCAAAATAGAGAATGCAGGTAACCTAAAGCAGATGTATCTGCAAGCTTACTAGTTCCGGGTGGCCTGTGCAATATCTGCCAGATGCGACCCATGAGGACCCCAAGCTTCATTGCTTGTCGCATCAAGCACCTGGAATTTGGAGACAAGAATACAGATATTAATTCCCTGGAGGTGAATGaaaatgaaaatcttcatccttgTTCATAGTATTCTTGTTGAAATCTGACTTGGAGTTTACATAATTCAGGAAGTTCCTGTTTCCCATTTCTACAGCATTGCTATGTTAAAAAGATACTTGGCATCGGTGCGAAGTGTCTAAGTTTCCCCCCAAGCATTCATCATTTCAACCTCCAAAAAACTCAACACAGGGATACTTCCAAATGGTAATGTTACAGGAGTAAAAATATGTAACATTTCAAAATAGCTGGCAACTAGAATAGCTTTGACTATTTGCTGAAACTCTTCTGTTAAAGAAAACTCAGATTCATGGCATATAAACTTTTGATGTGGCTCTCCTCTATAAGAGTCTACATACCTTAGTGATTAGCAATAAAATAATTGAGAACTCAAACACACGAGACATGCTGATACTTTTAATCAAGTAGGACACTCCATTGTTGAAGTGTCTTCAGAGTTCAGAGTGTTATGCCATGTCATCTCCAAGTGTCCAAAAGAGTTAGCACTCCAGAACTCTGAAAAACTAGTGTCCAAGCACCAAAGCTGCACCATGTTGGATTTTGCAGTCTAACGTGTATAGCCTCAGGATAAGTTTTCTCCTTTTGCTTCATTGATTGGAAGGTCCTGGAGTTTAATGGAATTATGTATTTGGAGGTTTTTGTCACCTATCTCTCCTCATTGGTCACCTTGTAGTCTTTTACGCATTCACAATGGTGAAATCATAGCATTTCTCAGGGAGGAAAGGAGTTGATTTCATGCTTCAGCGTTAagcttaaatttaatcaaatagcCCTCCATCTACATGGAATTGCAAGGCAGATCAAAATCATATGTTTCTCTCCCTACTAAAACATGTTGCTTAATAAAGAAAGGCACACAGTACATGAAACCTAAAAGGATGCCAAAATCAGATAACCAACCTTCTGCTCAATACCGGGCACCTTTAAGACTTTCTTGTTCACCTCTCTCTTGCTGCAAAAAATTAGCaagaaaaaagattgaaataagaTCTGGCCATACATCTGAGGACACTGCAATCCCCACAGGTCACATTGACTGAAAAGTTAAAATACTTCATGATATTATCAGACCTCTTTATCCAATGTTCTAACCTGTAATGCACTAAAGTGACAAATTTTCATTGATATTCCAATTTCTGGTATAGTACATCACATGAAACAAAATTCACAGAATCGGATGATCATATAATTCATAGATAAATCTTACAGATCTCTAAATGTTTGATCAAAAGCTTTTTTCATGGTTCCTTTGGTTCAGATACGAAAATTTTCCCTTCAGCTGAAACTTCCTTTCAAGTCTTTCTGCATAATCCAGCAAACAACACTCGTTGACAGTCACCTATATGTAACAATATAAAAGTACAAAGCATAGAATTAAAAGGTGTGAGAATCCAATAATGGAACGTTAAAGGCGCAACTTAATAGAGAGTTTTGTAAAGAAAATCGTAAGGATCAGTTGTTACAATTTTGAAATGAAAAACAGTAACCATGTGAAATGTTTTCGAGAAAGGAGCTTAAAGAACAGATCCATGTGCCCTATTATTGAGACTGGAGACTTCTACAAAGCAAAGATAATAAATAATAAGACTGGCATAAAAAACCATTAAGTAATCCAGAAACCCAAGAATTCAAAATAATGGATAGCGTCCAaaggaaataaataaataaagaatccATTAGCTACCATCATGACTTGTCAACAATATAACAAACTATTCTTTTTTTCTCCAACCATGCAAAAATCCTATGTGAATAGGACATAACACACTTGCATTTTAAATCCAGAGGTTGATTCAATAAAGACCACCGAACCAGATCCATGTCACCTAAAAATTCTTTCAGAGTCCCATCTATAACCCAAATATATCAAACCACATGATATATTCTGGATGATAGCAAGGACCACCTGACCATCCAACTAAAAAGTTCATCGAGTCATTGATACTGCAATCGAAGTGCACAATATTTAACTCTGTAAATtacagaagaagaagaataaatgcTCTATAACCAGTCAAAAGTGCATCAAAATTTCCTCAAACTTTgataaataaaattgaaaaaaaaaaaaagaaaaaaagagcaaAGTATTTTCACGACTGGATCAATACCAATGATGCAAGGCAAGAACGGACCAATCAaatccctcccccccccccccccacccgacCCCACCcacaggcaaaaaaaaaaaaaaaaaaaaaaaaaaaaatctcgtcATACCCCGGAACCGAGCAATGGGAATCGAAACCTAATCCGATTAAATCCGAGGCAAGACGGAACCCTGGAATTGGGACCAAACGGAGGAGGGATCAACGAACATCGGCcgaaagaaggagatcaagaacCGAGCCGCTAAATGCCGAGCGGGAGAAGGATCGGATGGATCCAATCAAAGGAGACAAGGGAGAGAAAGGGAAGgagagtgggggaaggaggaggggGCGCGGATTTCGGGGCAAATATAGCGTAGGGTTGGTGGGAGAGAATAGAAACGAGGGGTTTCTATTCTGTCCCTCTCCCTGCCCCTGGCTCTCTCCTCTCCCACTCCTTGCCTATTCTTACATatattttgagagagagagagagagggaaaaggaATACGCGACGCGCGGCGGGCGAGGGATTCGCCGGCTCTCATTTgacggttaaaaaaaaaaaaaaaagctgttaGAGGGAATTAGCCGTTACACCGGTCGAGCTATTGGATTTCGGGGTTTGGTGAATCACCCTGCCGAGACTCAGCAAGCAAGCCTGGTTTTCAATAATTTGACTGTTTCGCTAAGGTATCAGGAGTGCTATAAAATTAATAACAAATCAGATGGAATAAATTAGCGACGgaaaaaatctgatttggatcAGCAAACCTTCATGAACCCATGCCAAATAAACAGGTTCGAATTGGTCATTTTTAAGTTGGGTCAATCCGAAGTCACCTTTTTTAAATGCTTAGGTTCGGGTGTAGCTTCCAAACTTGGTGGGGCACCAGAGTGGAACCAATTGGAAATTAGCCGGTTCCCAAACTAATGAATCATGTTGATTAGTTCATTTAATTAATCGTTAATTATTATATGTTCTAAGTTTCTTTgtagttatgatgataacatgCAAGTTGAATATGACTTTTTTGTGACATTTGCTTGCCGTATTTTGTTCTATTTTTTAGTTACATGTAATTGACAAGTAAAAATTAAATGATTTAGTGCACCGCATAAATAAGTATAAGTTTTACATTTTTTTCAGCCCAACGACAAATAGGTCAGTTAGGGGATTGGATATTTTTGACTCAAATGCTTCGACCCACCATGAACCCGGGCCTACGTGACCCATTACCATCCGCGGGGTGGATCGGTGAGATATGAAAGGTGCAgaaggaagaaaatgaaaaaataataataataagaaagaCATTAGACCTttttctaaaaaagaaaaaaagaataaaaaagagaAATACTTCACTTCCACAAGCTATGGGGCTAGTGCCTTGTACGACAACCTTAATGTGTACAACGCCATCATGTATCACTTGGAGCCTCGTTATTAAAGGAACAGAAACTCTGATTTTGGTACAGTTGAATTTGTCAAAGGATAGTCTAACTAGTTGAATTTGTGAAGGGATAGTCTAACCTGGTGATACGGATTGATGTTTTGGGTTTTCTGTACTGCTAGGTCATGGAAGACTGGCTTTTGAaaggaataaaaaaaatgatgatcagaGATAAAAGTTCTGGGCTTAGAGATTGAAGAAGAAAGTTCCAGTTCTGCATTCACTCATTCATATTATTCACGGGCATAGATTGGGGGTGCATCAGTTCAAACAGAAGCTATTCAGAAACTGTCCTGTTTTATCACTTGGAAATGGGAATTGAGATAAAATTAGTAGATTCACAAATGCCCTTGTTTTCTATAGATGATTAGAACAATCCTATTAGCTCTGAGCAGATGCCTGGTCCAAtttgaaagagagaatttttagcTGGTCCCAGAGAAGGATTGGGATAAGTTCtggtcccttcctcttttttttttctctttttttttttttttgatagaaacgtTCTGGTCCAATTTGAAAGTGCCAAATTTTAGGCGTTTCCGGTGAGGGACTGGGCCAAAAAATTATAAGACTGAAGCCTTGCTCTTTTTCTATACAATAATAAAGTATTGTAAGACCGAGTTCTTGATTAAGCATGGATTGTGATATTAATGTTTGCTTAGTAGATCTCGTAATTATAGAGAACGAAAACAGGACCACATCTACAGACAACTTATTTAGGTGCATGCATGATAAGAATGCTTTATTTTACTAAACATATTTGGCCAAGAAGAAATATTAGATGATATTCCATAATTTCTATTTAAGAAAGGTTGAAGGAACGCATTCCATGTTCAGGTACCTTGTGATAACTAcaaaaacaacaaaaaaagaaaaagaaaaagaaaagaaaactaagCATTATCTCATACAACAAAGCTTTGGTCATTTCAACCTACCCCTAACACTAGCCAAAGTGTGGTTTAATTCCCTCCAAAGCCTGCCTGCCAGCATCAACTTCCTTCTCCCTATCTAGAAACATCACATTTCTGGCAGTGTCCCAGCTGCTCCATCTCCCAGTTCGGCTTGGGAGCAACTCTTTCATGGCGAGGGAAGTATTCCTATGAGGACACAAAAACATGGAAAATTCAATGTCTGCAAGCTGTAATAGATCAATACATAAAAAATGTTCACGCTTTTGCCTTTTTGTGTGATCATACATTAACAATAGGTTCATTTTACATAGATGAAACAATATCAACAGTATATATATATGCTGCATTTGGCTGCAAGTCCTGTAAATTTCCAATTACCTCTAGTTTCTTCACCAATTCCTTCGCTGTTGGAGCTGAAACAATGATGTGGCGGGCGCTTGGCTTAATGAAACCTTCCTCCACAGCTTTATCGATGAAAGATAATAATGAGTTGTAGTAGCCATCTACATTCAGCAATCCCACCTGCAAAGATTCCGAAAAATTAAATGATTTTGAGAATGCATCTACTTACACAGCTACGCTCAAGCGCGCAGGCACATATAGATCCAAGAAACTTTCATATTATCAAAGTTAATATAGTTAAAACCGCACCCCATTTTTCTCACTAAATAAAAatggtagaaagaaaaaaataagcatTTTGCAGCATAGTTGACCAAATTACTTGTGTTTCAGGTGAGTCAACCTAACGAGCTGGATTAGTCTGAAACTgagctcaaaacttaattttgTGAATGTTTAAGTTGACTTAAGACCAATATAACAGGAAAAGAGACTAAGGTTGACTTTCAGGTCAACTGGGCAAACTTTTAAAATGtgtaaaagataaaagaaaataataaaaataaaaatggtaaaaaaataagtatttttcaTCAGAGTTGACCAAATTACTTGTGTTTGAGGTGAGTCAACCTAACAAGTTGGATAAGTCCGAAGTGAGCTTGAAACTTAATTGTGTGAAGGTTTAAGTTGACTTAAGACCATAATAACAGGCAAAGAGACTACGGTTGAATTTCAAGTTCACAATGAATACAACAGGCAAAAATTTAAAATGCTTAAAAGGTaacagaaaataataaaaaatatatgctacTTAGTACTTGAGTTTGAGATCAGTCAACTTCACAAATTGGATAACTCTAGAACCAACCACGAACATTTTGCAATGACTTGGAAAACCAAAATGAAATAGTAATCCAAGATATGACAGGTGACTGCAGTCGAAATACATACACAAAAACCTTGGTTGGACACAATTACTGGAAGAAAGCATCTCATTACCGGCTTGTCATGTATTCCCAGTTGAGCCCATGCAATCACTTCAAGCAACTCTTCAAGAGTTCCATATCCTCCTGCAAAGTACACTAAATCAGCTTTAAGCTATAAAGAATTACTGTTCCGAGACTGCTCAAACATTTTCCCGCTAGTTATTAGATATTTCCCCTGGTTTAGTCCTTTCTTGGAAAGCTCCTAACAGCTTGCCTTCTGCTTAAGAAAATCAACTTCTGAAAGAGTTATCGATGAAGATAACAGTAATTTAGTGACAGGAAGTGTGAAGCAATTGAGTACCCGAGAGGGATACTATGCATTAATTTCTCATCTGAACCAAGTTGTTCACAACACAGCCAAGAATTTGActagaaccaaattaatttttatgcatcTAAAGAATAAATACAAACCACTTTATGAGAAAAGTTTAAAGGTTTACTTGTAAAACAGAGTATTGGAGAGATGTCAATTATCCTATCATGTATTTTTCACTCAACGTGAATGCTCTATGCTTCTAACATGTGGGGAAAATTAAGAGAGCAACAACAGCCCTTTTCTTATCATACGATTATTTTATTGAACATTCAGAATTCTTTCAGTTACGACCGATTAGAAAGAacataattttaaagcatattatTCAATTCTGTAGACT from Elaeis guineensis isolate ETL-2024a chromosome 4, EG11, whole genome shotgun sequence includes these protein-coding regions:
- the LOC105044305 gene encoding cytokinin riboside 5'-monophosphate phosphoribohydrolase LOG1 isoform X1: MERDKEMNQSKFKRICVFCGSSQGKKRSYQDAAIELGKELVSRNIDLVYGGGSVGLMGLVSQAVYDGGRHVIGVIPKTLMPPEITGETVGEVKAVADMHQRKAEMARQSDAFIALPGGYGTLEELLEVIAWAQLGIHDKPVMRCFLPVIVSNQGFCVGLLNVDGYYNSLLSFIDKAVEEGFIKPSARHIIVSAPTAKELVKKLEEYFPRHERVAPKPNWEMEQLGHCQKCDVSR